TCGCTCTCGCCGACCCCCGCCAATCCGGCTCCGTTACCACAACCTTCGACTCGATCCTCGGGTACTACGGCTGGGACGAAGGCTGGCGCATTCTCCGCGAAATGTCTGCCAACACTCGCTACTTCACCAACTCCTCCACCAAGCCCCCGATGGACGTCGCACAAGGCGAAGCCGCAATGGGACTCGCCATCGACTTCTATGGCCGCGGACAGGCCAACGCCGTCGGCGATGATCGTGTCGGATACACCGATCCCGTCGGCTCGGTCTACGTCGATGCCGATCCCGTCTCGCTTCTGAGCGGTTCAGCCAATCCCGAACTTGCCCGCCGCTTCATCGCCTTCACACTCACCGAAGAGGGCCAGGCGTTGTGGCAGTTCCGCGCCACCTCACGCAACGGCGCATCAAACCCGCCCGGGCCCGCAGGCCAGCCCATGGGGCCACGCCAATACGAACTCCGCCGCATGCCCGTCCGCCGCATCATGGCTGAAAAATACTTCGATCACTTCGCCGATCAGGTCGATCCCTTCGCCATCGCCTCCAACACCGCCAATCCCGGATGGCGTACTGGCGTCCAGATGATGATGGGCGCGTTCGCCATCACCACAGGCCCCGAAATCCGCGAAGCATGGAACGCCATCGCCATGGCCACCGAGACGCCAACCTTCCCCCCCGATGTCATCGCGTACATGCACGAACTTCTCCACGCCTTTCCCGAGCAGACCATGCCCGACGGTTCTGTGTTGGCCTTCAATGAACAGAACTATCGGGCCTTTCGCGATTCCTGGCGCGATCCTGTCGCTGCCAAACGCGCAGAAATTGCCTATGTCCGCTTTTTCCGCCATCAGTACGCCACAATCGTCGATCTCTATCACAAGCACAGACCTGCCTCGCGATAGTCGATGAACTCTGCGGAGATACCCGTGCGCGACCCGATGGCCCAACCTGAACTCGCCAGACCAACACACACCAAAGTCGTCGCCACTCTCGGCCCGGCATCCGAGCCTCCCGAGATGCTCGACAAACTCATCGCCGCAGGCGTCTCCATCTTCCGCCTCAACTTCTCCCACGGCGACCTCGAAGACCACGCAAAACGCCTTGCGAATGTTCGTCAAGCCGCACAGCGCTCAGGCCAACCCGTCGCTGTTCTTGGTGACCTTCAAGGCCCCAAACTCCGCGTCACCGGCGTCCCCGATCTCGCGCCAGATGGCGGCATCATCGTCGAAACCGGAAGTGACATCCTCTTCCGCCGCAACGTCTCCGAAGCCTACATTGACCCTGAAACCCGGCTCCCCGTCTTTGGCTCGACCTTCGACCCACTCTTTCACGATGTCCTCCCAGGCCAGCGCGTCCTTATCAATGATGGCGCAATCCGAATGCTCGCGGTCGACGCAATTCCAGGAATCGAACTCCGCTGCCGCGTCACCGTCGGCGGACGCATCACCTCACGCAAAGGCATCAACCTCCCCGAATCCGATCTTCACGTCCCTTCCATTACCGATCGCGATCTTCAGTGTGTCGAATGGGCCGTACGCCATGGTCTCGATTTCCTCGCTCTCTCCTTCGTGCGCACCGCCGCCGAAGTCATCGACCTCAAGCAACGCATCGCAGGCCTCTGCTCGACCGATCGCGCCATTCACGATCAATCCGCAGGCCTCGAAATCCCCGTCATCGCCAAGATCGAAAAGCCCCAGGCCATCGCCAACATCGAATCCATTGTGCAGGCTGTCGATGCCATCATGGTCGCGCGCGGCGACCTCGGCGTCGAGATGGACGTCGCCTACGTCCCCGTCGCCCAGCGCCTCATTATCAAAACCTGCCGCGAATACGGCAAGCCCGTCATCGTCGCCACGCAGATGCTCGAATCCATGATCGAGAGTGCCTCACCCACACGCGCTGAATCCAACGATGTCGCCGGCGCAGTCTTTCAAGGCGCCGATGCCGTCATGCTCTCGGGCGAGACTGCTGTCGGCAAGCATCCCGCTCTCGTCGTCGAAACCATGCGACGCATCATTGCGGTCACCGAATCGAGCATTGTCGATACCACCAGCGAGTTCGCGCCCGCGCCCAAACTCGAAGAGCTCCCATACCGCTCCGCAGCCCTGGCGCGCGGCGCATGGCACATCGCACGCGAAAGCAAAGCCACCGTCGTCGTTGTCTGGTCGCAGCAGGGCGGCATGGCACGCTATCTCAGCCGCAGCGCCTTCCGCATCCCCATCATCGCTTACTCCAGCAGCACCGTCGCTACGCGACAGATGACGCTCCTGGCCAACGTCAATCCTGTTCAGGCCGTGCCGCCGCCCTCGGGCACACTCGCTGAGTGGACTGAAATGGTCGAGGCCTATCTTCGCGAGCACGGCATCGCCAAAGATGGCGATGTCGCCGTCCTCATCGCCGGCAAGCCCCTGGGCGGCTCGCGCGCACAAGACCTTCTGGCCCTGCTCCGCATCGGTGATCGCAACAGCGGCTTCCGCGCGCACGATCACTGATCAAAACCCACTCAAGGGCATCCGCCCGAAAACGCCCCCAGAAACATCTGCACATCAAAAAAATCCAGCACCCCGTCGCCGTTCAGATCTCCCAGCGGGTCTCCACCCGCGAAGTACGACAGAAAAACCTGCACGTCGAAGAAGTCATACACGCCCCATGGCGCCGCCAGATCCGCAGGGCACGGGTCCGTCGCCGCCTCCAGCAGCAACTTCGACCACACCTTGGCCAGTTGCAGGTTCCCGCGCCGACTCAGGTGCGGCAGGTTCGAGCGATGCCCATCGCCCAACTGCTCCAGACTCGTCCCGATCCCCGGCCGATCAAACGCCACAACACCAACCACGCCTTCCGCTGCTGCGTTGTTCACGATGTACGTCGGCCATGCCAGCAACTGCCCCGATGGATGATCACCTTCGCCCGCCCAGACCACTTCGCATTGAGGCAGGGCAGCGCGAATCTCGGCCGTCCAGTCACGCATGTTCGACGTCACCGAGTTCTGCTGCGCCGGAACCACCAGCCACAAATCCGATTGCGACATCTCCATCCACGCGCGCCGCGCCGTCGCATCACCATACAACAACTGAGGCAGATATCCGTTCCCGCCCCACCCCGACATGCCGAACACAAATCCTCTCACATTCGGCCGCCACGCATTGAACGCAAACACTGCAAACCCATTTCCACCGCTCGCCTCGAGCCGAAGTCCGCGCCAATCGTTTTCGTCCCCAGCCTCTATCGCATCAAACTCGTGCCGCACCGTCTCGAAGCGCCAAGGCCCCACACGCATATCCGACCCCGTGCTCGGTGAACTCAGCATCGGCATCGTGAACTCGACGATCGCGCTGAAAATCCCCTGCGTCACGCGCGACACAATATGCAACTGCCCGGCCCCAGGCCCTGCCACGACGTAGATGGCATCGCCAGCCTCCACCAGCCCTGTCCAATCGCCATCAAGTCGGATCGCGGTCGGATTGATAATGCTGTCGCCCGGCCCCCACAAACGCCCATATCGCTGTGTGTTCAAGTCCAGCACCTGCGGCGGACCTGCTGCAATCCCGACATCGCCCTGCGAGCGACCGCGCGTCGCCTGCCACATCAACGTCGACGCGCCCGGGAACGCTATCACATGCGCTTCAACCACCAGAGGCTTGTCCGCCGTCATCAGACTCCCTGGCTCAGGCTTCGCTCGCATCTCATAGAAACCGCCATTCTCGACAAACAGCCCGGCCCCTGGTCCTTGGCTCGGCCCACGCGCACTTCCCGTCCACATCCGCGAAAAAGCACCGTACTTCCCGAACGTCGCATCGATCAACTGTGCGCGGTGCGATCGCGCCTCCTCCGTGCAATCAAGCCCGAACCAGGGTGCGAGCGACCCACGCGTTGCAGGACGAAAAAACACACCGGCCGTGTGCTCACGCTGTAAGTCAATGAACCCATGCGTGTAGTTTCCCGGCGAGAGATCCGTCCCATCTGATCGCGACACCGCGCGACTGTTCGAACTGATCATCACCCGCATCAGCCGATGAGGCTGCGTCGCTAGCCGACGCGCCAAAGGCGACGGCCCGCCAACACTCTCGAACGTAGCACTGAACGGCCCCGGATCGCGCACAAACCACTCTGACGCCTCGTCGTCGTACACACTCTCGTACACAAACCCGCTGACCTGAGCCGTCCCGCGCACTCGGTTGAACCGCTCGTATTCGCTCAGCCCCGCCACCTGCCGATCGAACACATGCACATTGTGCCGCCCAACGGCCTCTCCAACTACCGCCGCACGCTCGTGCCGCTCTCCGCCCGCATCAACATCCGTCGGCTGTGTCGTCATCGCATGATTCATCATCCACAGCGCGCCCGAAGGACCATTCATTGAGCCCGACGGTGCTGTATGCAGCACATACCCGCCAAAATAGCGCCGGTACTGATACATTGTCAGCACATCCACAGGCCCAACTGTGTGCGATCGCACACACACAAGCCCATACAACCCCACCAGCGCCGGCCGACCATCCGATCCACGACCCAGCCGAGCGCCTCCGCTTGCCGAGTTCATCAACGACGCAGGCAGGCCGAAAGTCGCCGAGTTCTCCCAACCACCCTCATGCGTACGCACATGCAGCGTGATCTCGCGCACGCCACCTCTGTACACCATCGCGATCAGTGTCCATTGGCCGCCTGCCACAACCCCATCCGCAACGACGCCAAACTCTTCCGTCCCGCCCTCTATCAACTTCATCACCGCAGACGCCTCGACACGCCCCTCAGCGTCAGTCCCGATCCGAAAGACCCCCGGCACTTCGAAGATGCTTCGAGCATCCGCAACCGTCTCATCCGCCCGAACCCACAGCAGGACCGAGAAGTCCGTCGGCAAATTCCCCAGCGAAAAGACTCCACCTGCAAGCTCAATGACCGAATCACCCGACGTGCTGCGCACCGCCGCCGGTGCCGACGAGCACATCAGAATCACCGTCAGAATTATCAAAAAATGACGCATCGCCTCCCCCTGGAGCGAACACCAGACTTCGCAGTCGGTCCCCGCTCAACTCATTGTGCGATTCTTTCTCGCCCCGTCAAGCCCATCTGACTCACGGTCAACAAGAAACCGCCCAGAATCCGCACAAACCGACTACTCGCTCTCACGCTGCACATGCACATCCATCTGCGGAAACGGAATCGAAATCGCCGCCTCATCAAGCGCAACCTTGATGCCGCGCGTCAGACGTTCCTTCACTGCCCAGAACTCCGAAGTCGCAGCCCACACACGCACCGACCACTGGATCGAAGAACTCCCCAACTCACTCAAATACACCACAACATCCCGGTCCGGCAGCCTGCCCTCCACGCCTTCCGCCGCACGCACAAGCACTTCGCGCGTCCGATCCAGATTCGCCGCATACGCCGTCCCCACCGCGACATCGACTCGCCTCGTCGCGTGAAACGTCACGTTCTCGATCGTGCTCCCATAGATCGAGCCATTGGGCACAATGATCCGCCGATTGTCAGGTGTATCAAAAACCGTCGTGAACAGCCCGATCTCATCAACCTTCCCCATAACTCCGCCCGCAGACACCACATCCCCGACCTTGAAAGGCCTGAACACCAGCAGCAGCACCCCCGCCGCCACATTGCTCAGCGTCCCCGAAAGCGACAAACCGATCGCAAAACCAACCGCAGCGATCACCGCCGCAAAACTCGTCGTCTTCACCCCGAAGGTATCCAGAATGACCAGCCCACCCAGCACCAGCACGCCATAGCGCACCAGGTTCCCAAAAAACCGCGCCAGCGTAATCTCGATCTTCGCTCGCTTCCCAATCCGTGTGGCAAACCGGCCAAGCCATCTCGCAATCACCAGCACCACCAAAATCAGCACGATCGCCTTGGCCAAAGGCCACCCGATCCCGCTCCACAGCGCCATCAAGTCCGACTGCGACAGATTCCCCTCCGAAATTGACTGAATCAACGAATCCGCTCTCTCCAGAATCGATACTTCTTCGCCATTCCCGGCCGCCGCATCTGCCGCAGGCTCAGCTCCGGTCGCATCAATCTCTTCCTGCATCAAAAGCCACATCTTCAATCACCTCATGTGCACGATACTCAGAACGACCACCCCATCGTGAGGAAGTAATCCAAATCGTTGTGCTTACGCCCCGTCCCAGGCTGACTGTCGTGCCGATGCTCCGCCCCAAGCCTCAGGAACAGATTCGTCTCCGGGTCCACCATCACTTCCCACGTCGCCCGATTGTTCCATCGGAACTCTCCCTGCTCCGAAAGATCCGGGTAATACTCCGTCGCAGCCGTGAGCCGCTGCCGATCCGTCAACTGCCGCGAATACTCCAACCCCGCCAATCCCTCGGGGTTGAACTCTTCGTCCTCGCCTCCGATTTTGTACGAGCCGCCAAGACCCACTCGACCCACCAGCAGCGTCTTCTCGTTCTTGATGAACTCATACGCAACACCAACAAACCCGCTGAGCCTGTGGTCCCAGTCCTGAAACTGATCCGACTCATACTTGCCCTGCGCAAAGATCCTCCACTTCGAATCCTTGAACAGCCAGTCATTGCGCAGATTCAACTCAAGCCGATTTGCACTCTCCTGGCCGTCCGATTTGGCATATTGATACGCCGCCCCGAACGACGTTTCATATCGCTCCGTTGTGCGCTTCGCGTTCACACTCGTCCGAAAACTGATCCGATCAGTATTTCCGCCCGAGCCCGTGAGCCCCGCTTCGACCGAGCCTTTCCACCCCTCAAGCCAACTCGGTGAATACGCAGCCTCAGGCTGAACCGCCGTATCAGTACCCGCCGACGATGCCAACTGCGACTCCGCCTCCGCCAGTGCCGCCTTCTCCGCCTCGATCGCCGCTTCCAAAGCCGCGATGCGATCCCGAGCCGCCTGCGCCCGTGCCGCAGCATCCTCCGCTTGCCCAACACTCATCCCCGCCGCCAACCCGAGCACGCTCAGAACCATGGCCATCCTCGAACGCATGCACAACTCCCCAAAAAAAGTACATTCACATCCCGCCGAAGACTCGCCCAAACACCCGTTTAAGCCGCCTCTTCACCCGCGGACCTTGAACGTAGGGCCACTATTTACACGCCACCACAATCCGCTCAATGAAAATCTCCCGTTCGGCCGATATGATGGACGCCGTGGATAACTTCAATCGTCGCCAATGGATCGCCCACGCCATCGCGTGCGGCACGCTCACCTCTCTCTCCGCCATTCTCGGAGCCTGTGGCTCCACCAACGCACGCAGGGGCACCACCGCCAGCCAGATCGGTAAGCCCATTCCCGCTAATCCCGTCCCCGCTTCAGGGGCCGCAGGCTCGTCCTCCGTCGCGCTCGGTTCGGCCGGATCTATTCCCTCAGGCGTTCTCCCACGCTCACGCTGGACTCGCGTCGGACCCGATCCCCGCCTCGCCGACCCCATGCGAGGCATCTCACACATCACCGTCCATCATGACGGAATGCCCCCGGTCGCACTCAACTCCATGGCGGCCTGCGCAAGTCGCATCGAAACCATCCGCAACGGCCACCGCAGCAAGGGATGGGCAGACATCGGTTATCACTACGTCATCGATCCCGAAGGCCGAGTCTGGGAAGGCCGCACCACCACCCTTCAGGGCGCACACGTCAAGGACCAGAACCCCGGAAATCTCGGCATCCTGGTCCTCGGAAACTTCGAACAGCAGCAACCCACCCCGCGCGCATTGACTGCGCTCGATCAGTTCCTCATCGCCCAATCACGCCAGTATCGGATCCCCGCTTCACGCATCTACACCCATCAGGAACTCGCGCCAACCGCCTGCCCCGGACGCAATCTCCAGCGATACATGGACCAGACCCGCTCTCGCGGCGGCCGTGTCGCGTCCGCTTGATTTCCCTGCGATTCCCACTCACTGCGGCTGCTGCATTGCACCCGCAGCATCCTCCGCGCCTTCTCCCGCTCCCAGTGCATTGATGCGCAGCAGCGAATCGCCGATTTGCGTGACTTCGACGCCGTAGTTCTCACCGACCTTCATCGCAACACCGTGCCCGATCCGCCGGTTATTCACCAGCAGATCAAGATCCTGATCCACCGTCTTGCCCAGTTCAATAATCGACCCGGGCACCAGCGACATCACCTCGCCCATCGCGATCGCTCGCTCGGCAAGCAACACAACGATCGGCACCTCAAGGCGCAGAATCGACGAAAGTTCAGTTCCCATCATTCTCTTGATCGATCCGATAAGGGTCAGACTTCAATCATGCACGCTCAGGCTGCCAACGCAACCCGCGTGCCGACCCTCACCCCTGATAACGCCCGATGATCAGCGTCACGTTGTGCCCGCCGAAACCGAACGTGTTATTCATCGCGTACCGCACCGGCCTCTCCCGCGCATCATGTGCTACCAGATCAATATCAAACCCCTCATCCGGGTGGTCTAAATTGATTGTCGGAGGCACAATACCATCGCGCACCGCGTGCAGACACCCTATCAACTCCACCGCCCCCGACGCTCCCAGGCAATGCCCGTGCATCGACTTGGTCGAACTCATCAGCAGCGTCCCGTCCGCACTCCGCCTCGCATGATTCCCAAACACCGAGAACACCGCAGCAATTTCTGCGCGATCGCCCAGAGGCGTCGATGTTCCGTGCGCATTGATGTAGTCAATCTGCTCGGGCCTAAGCCCCGCATCGTGTAAGGCCCACAACATCGATCGCGCCGCACCACGACCCTCAGGATCCGGAGCCGTGATATGACCCGCGTCCGAACTGTTGGCACACCCCACCAACTCGCCATAGATCCTCGCGCCGCGTGCCAGTGCGTGCTCCAGACTCTCGAGCACGAACACCGCCCCGCCCTCAGCCAGCACAAACCCATCACGCCCCGAGTCAAAAGGCCTGCTCGCCCGCTCCGGATCATCGTTGCGCGTGCTCAACGCCTTCATCGTGCTGAACGCGCTCAGGCACAAGGGCGTAATCGCTGCCTCCGCCCCGCCAGCCAGCATCACGTCCGCCTGACCGCGACGGATATACCACATCGCATCCGAAAAAGCATGCCCCGAACTCGCGCACGCCGTCGCATGTGCCGATGCCGGACCTTGCAGGTTGAAGCGGATCGAGATATTCCCCGTCACCGCGTTGACCATCAGTCGCGGCACCGTAAACGGGCTCACCCGATCCGAGCCGCGCGTACTGAGCGTCTGCATGCCTTCTTCGATCGTCTGAATCCCGCCGATTCCCGACCCCATCACCACGCCGCGGCGGGTCGGGTCGCCCTGCGAGAAATCCATCCCCGA
This Phycisphaeraceae bacterium DNA region includes the following protein-coding sequences:
- the fabF gene encoding beta-ketoacyl-ACP synthase II; protein product: MTNLGLDAPSTWAAMRAGVSGVAAIESEEFKRYPNEWDVTIGGQIRNLDASRFMEPREARRLDRCTIIGVGSAIEAVRDSGMDFSQGDPTRRGVVMGSGIGGIQTIEEGMQTLSTRGSDRVSPFTVPRLMVNAVTGNISIRFNLQGPASAHATACASSGHAFSDAMWYIRRGQADVMLAGGAEAAITPLCLSAFSTMKALSTRNDDPERASRPFDSGRDGFVLAEGGAVFVLESLEHALARGARIYGELVGCANSSDAGHITAPDPEGRGAARSMLWALHDAGLRPEQIDYINAHGTSTPLGDRAEIAAVFSVFGNHARRSADGTLLMSSTKSMHGHCLGASGAVELIGCLHAVRDGIVPPTINLDHPDEGFDIDLVAHDARERPVRYAMNNTFGFGGHNVTLIIGRYQG
- the pyk gene encoding pyruvate kinase gives rise to the protein MRDPMAQPELARPTHTKVVATLGPASEPPEMLDKLIAAGVSIFRLNFSHGDLEDHAKRLANVRQAAQRSGQPVAVLGDLQGPKLRVTGVPDLAPDGGIIVETGSDILFRRNVSEAYIDPETRLPVFGSTFDPLFHDVLPGQRVLINDGAIRMLAVDAIPGIELRCRVTVGGRITSRKGINLPESDLHVPSITDRDLQCVEWAVRHGLDFLALSFVRTAAEVIDLKQRIAGLCSTDRAIHDQSAGLEIPVIAKIEKPQAIANIESIVQAVDAIMVARGDLGVEMDVAYVPVAQRLIIKTCREYGKPVIVATQMLESMIESASPTRAESNDVAGAVFQGADAVMLSGETAVGKHPALVVETMRRIIAVTESSIVDTTSEFAPAPKLEELPYRSAALARGAWHIARESKATVVVVWSQQGGMARYLSRSAFRIPIIAYSSSTVATRQMTLLANVNPVQAVPPPSGTLAEWTEMVEAYLREHGIAKDGDVAVLIAGKPLGGSRAQDLLALLRIGDRNSGFRAHDH
- a CDS encoding extracellular solute-binding protein, whose translation is MAARIIIVTLLAIIIGVPFAMSLSARDERPDPSAPLLLIVTPHVPQIRQEFAEAFTAWHLREFGSPVRVDMRTPGGTSDIWAQLDAQFRSEIKKGNVTLAPDGRIVLAHGASAYDLMFGGGSYDHGRLKTGILVDQPLFSRTPLNAALGLADITPASLHGHTIDNASVERVLGRPLPKGVRITSNPDGSPTLTVSVSLSAPAGFDPAELQTLFGENRIGIQQLYDPDQYWIGTALSSFGIVFNRDLCTELGVGEPTSFKTLTDPRLRNQIALADPRQSGSVTTTFDSILGYYGWDEGWRILREMSANTRYFTNSSTKPPMDVAQGEAAMGLAIDFYGRGQANAVGDDRVGYTDPVGSVYVDADPVSLLSGSANPELARRFIAFTLTEEGQALWQFRATSRNGASNPPGPAGQPMGPRQYELRRMPVRRIMAEKYFDHFADQVDPFAIASNTANPGWRTGVQMMMGAFAITTGPEIREAWNAIAMATETPTFPPDVIAYMHELLHAFPEQTMPDGSVLAFNEQNYRAFRDSWRDPVAAKRAEIAYVRFFRHQYATIVDLYHKHRPASR
- a CDS encoding mechanosensitive ion channel yields the protein MWLLMQEEIDATGAEPAADAAAGNGEEVSILERADSLIQSISEGNLSQSDLMALWSGIGWPLAKAIVLILVVLVIARWLGRFATRIGKRAKIEITLARFFGNLVRYGVLVLGGLVILDTFGVKTTSFAAVIAAVGFAIGLSLSGTLSNVAAGVLLLVFRPFKVGDVVSAGGVMGKVDEIGLFTTVFDTPDNRRIIVPNGSIYGSTIENVTFHATRRVDVAVGTAYAANLDRTREVLVRAAEGVEGRLPDRDVVVYLSELGSSSIQWSVRVWAATSEFWAVKERLTRGIKVALDEAAISIPFPQMDVHVQRESE
- a CDS encoding FliM/FliN family flagellar motor switch protein yields the protein MMGTELSSILRLEVPIVVLLAERAIAMGEVMSLVPGSIIELGKTVDQDLDLLVNNRRIGHGVAMKVGENYGVEVTQIGDSLLRINALGAGEGAEDAAGAMQQPQ
- a CDS encoding DUF481 domain-containing protein; its protein translation is MRSRMAMVLSVLGLAAGMSVGQAEDAAARAQAARDRIAALEAAIEAEKAALAEAESQLASSAGTDTAVQPEAAYSPSWLEGWKGSVEAGLTGSGGNTDRISFRTSVNAKRTTERYETSFGAAYQYAKSDGQESANRLELNLRNDWLFKDSKWRIFAQGKYESDQFQDWDHRLSGFVGVAYEFIKNEKTLLVGRVGLGGSYKIGGEDEEFNPEGLAGLEYSRQLTDRQRLTAATEYYPDLSEQGEFRWNNRATWEVMVDPETNLFLRLGAEHRHDSQPGTGRKHNDLDYFLTMGWSF
- a CDS encoding N-acetylmuramoyl-L-alanine amidase, which translates into the protein MKISRSADMMDAVDNFNRRQWIAHAIACGTLTSLSAILGACGSTNARRGTTASQIGKPIPANPVPASGAAGSSSVALGSAGSIPSGVLPRSRWTRVGPDPRLADPMRGISHITVHHDGMPPVALNSMAACASRIETIRNGHRSKGWADIGYHYVIDPEGRVWEGRTTTLQGAHVKDQNPGNLGILVLGNFEQQQPTPRALTALDQFLIAQSRQYRIPASRIYTHQELAPTACPGRNLQRYMDQTRSRGGRVASA